In a single window of the Bos taurus isolate L1 Dominette 01449 registration number 42190680 breed Hereford chromosome 23, ARS-UCD2.0, whole genome shotgun sequence genome:
- the LOC101906162 gene encoding beta-defensin 112, with the protein MKILLFFSISFFFDVFILPVGSRSVGNTLSPSKVTCLQKLEKLHSETRNSSTIFENAQYGTEEKQKAGSKKHYALFNLTHACIMFGGQCKNKCGENEFRMVYCVVSTSLCCIRQCKPKTYK; encoded by the exons ATGAAgatccttctctttttctctatttcattcttctttgatgTCTTCATTCTACCAG tggGCTCTAGGTCTGTTGGAAATACTTTGTCACCGTCAAAAGTCACATGTCTACAGAAGCTTGAGAAACTACACTCAGAGACACGTAATTCCTCTACAATATTTGAAAATGCACAATATGGtacagaggaaaaacagaaag ctggaAGTAAAAAGCACTACGCTCTCTTTAATCTGACACATGCATGTATAATGTTTGGTGGTCAGTGTAAAAATAAATGTGGTGAAAACGAATTTAGGATGGTATATTGTGTTGTTTCTACATCGCTTTGCTGCATTAGACAATGTAAGCCTAAGACGTATAAATAA